In the genome of Anabaena cylindrica PCC 7122, the window TGAAGATTATTTATATGCAGAATTTAAAAGTGGTTTGATGGGATTTGTAGATGATGTAGAATTTTATCTCGACCATAACTCTAACATCATCCATATGCGTTCAGCTTCCCGCTTAGGTTATGGTGATTTAGGAGTAAATCGCCAACGCATTGAGACTATTCGATCTAAATTTAACTAAACTAAAGCAGGGCGTAAATATCCATTTTGTTGAGCAATTTTTTCGCCGATAATTTGCTGGTAAAGCGCCTCATAGCCATTAGTCATTTGCTGTAAACTAAACTTTTCTTCTGCATAATGTCGGCAAGCATAACGGTTTAATCTATTTATCTTGTCAATAGCATTAATGCATTCTTGTGTATTATCACAAAGGAACCCAGTTTCACCATCAGAAATTACTTCTGGAGTCGAACCCATTCGCATCGCGATTACTGGAGTACCCGCAGCCATTGACTCTACCATTACTAACCCAAAAGGTTCTCGCCAAGTAATAGGAAATAAAGTAGCTACTGCACCACCCATGATCGCATTTTTTTGCACATGATTTGCTTCACCTAAATATTGAATTTGCTTTCCGTCAATCTGCGGTTTAATTTGCGTTTCAAAATACTCTACATCTACGAAATCTACCTTACCCGCTATCTTCAACTGCCAACCAGATTTTTTAGCAATCTCAATAGCTAAATGTGGACCCTTTTCTGGAGATATTCTACCTAAAAATGCTAAATAAGGTGGATCTGTTGGTTGAGCATAAAATTCATAACTACTAACATCAATTCCATTATAAACTGTTGCTACATAATTTAACTCTAAACTGGGTTCTCTTTGAGCATCAGAAATACTAACATAAGGCTGCTTTTTGGCATATCTAAATATCTTTTCATTATCGGGTGTAAAAATTCCATGCAAGGTGTGAATTGTTGGAGTTTTTA includes:
- a CDS encoding glycosyltransferase family 4 protein; translated protein: MKIAQIAPLWERVPPPAYGGIELVVGLLTDELVRKGHEVTLFASGDSLTLAKLISVHPRALRLDKTVKDCSIYESLQLASVYERADEFDIIHSHMGHSPLAYANLVKTPTIHTLHGIFTPDNEKIFRYAKKQPYVSISDAQREPSLELNYVATVYNGIDVSSYEFYAQPTDPPYLAFLGRISPEKGPHLAIEIAKKSGWQLKIAGKVDFVDVEYFETQIKPQIDGKQIQYLGEANHVQKNAIMGGAVATLFPITWREPFGLVMVESMAAGTPVIAMRMGSTPEVISDGETGFLCDNTQECINAIDKINRLNRYACRHYAEEKFSLQQMTNGYEALYQQIIGEKIAQQNGYLRPALV